In a single window of the Populus alba chromosome 16, ASM523922v2, whole genome shotgun sequence genome:
- the LOC118049592 gene encoding putative MO25-like protein At4g17270: MKGLFKSKPTTPVDIVRQTRDLLIYADQSSASLSDSKREEKELLTRHKSTVAEFLSKNYDWFFAEFNSKLLESTNYITRRQAVKLLGDILLDRSNAVGMARYVSLESSHERAWLFIVIILHKL; the protein is encoded by the exons ATGAAGGGACTTTTCAAGTCAAAGCCGACGACTCCTGTCGATATAGTTAGACAGACTCGCGATCTTTTAATCTATGCTGATCAGAGTTCAGCTTCTTTATCAGATTCAAAACGAGAAGAGAAG GAACTATTGACAAGACATAAATCTACAGTAGCTGAATTTCTTTCTAAGAACTATGATTGG TTTTTTGCTGAATTTAATTCGAAGCTGCTAGAATCCACCAATTACATTACAAGACGACAAGCTGTCAAG CTGTTGGGAGATATATTATTGGATCGTTCTAATGCAGTTGGGATGGCACGATATGTGAGCCTAGAGAGTAGTCATGAAAGAGCTTGGTTGTTTATTGTAATCATTTTACATAAATTGTAG
- the LOC118049590 gene encoding inositol monophosphatase 3-like isoform X1, with protein sequence MAQNDSLSEFLQTAVEAAKRAGEIIREGFYQTKHVEHKGLFIGEETTAACGITELTDEPTWIVDPLDGTTNFVHGFPFVCISIGLTIGKVPTVGVVYNPIMEELFTGVHGKGAFLNGKPIKVSSQSELVKSLLATEAGTKRDKSTVDATTNRINNLLFKVRSLRMTGSCALNLCGVACGRIDLFYETGYGGPWDVAGGAVIVKEAGGIVYDPSGKDFDITTQRVAASNPLLKEAFVEVLQQSE encoded by the exons atgGCACAGAATG ATTCTCTTTCAGAGTTCTTGCAGACTGCTGTTGAGGCAGCAAAGAGAGCTGGAGAG ATAATCCGTGAAGGATTCTACCAGACCAAGCATGTGGAGCATAAAGGACTG TTCATTGGGGAAGAAACTACTGCTGCCTGTGGTATTACGGAACTGACTGATGAACCGACATGGATAGTTGATCCTCTTGATGGAACAACCAACTTTGTCCATGG GTTCCCCTTTGTGTGCATTTCTATCGGTCTTACAATTGGAAAAGTTCCTACAGTAGGTGTTGTTTACAACCCAATAATGGAAGAG CTTTTTACAGGCGTCCATGGAAAAGGTGCATTTCTGAATGGAAAACCCATAAAAG TATCATCTCAAAGTGAGCTTGTGAAATCTCTTCTTGCAACAGAG GCTGGAACAAAACGTGACAAGTCTACTGTGGATGCCACAACGAACAGAATTAACAACTTACTTTTCAAG GTGAGATCCCTTAGGATGACTGGCTCCTGTGCATTGAATCTTTGCGGAGTTGCATGTGGAAggattgatttgttttatgaaacCGGATATGGAGGCCCGTG GGATGTGGCAGGTGGTGCTGTGATTGTCAAAGAAGCTGGAGGAATCGTTTATGACCC ATCTGGTAAAGATTTTGACATCACTACTCAAAGAGTCGCAGCTTCAAACCCGCTTTTGAAGGAAGCATTTGTTGAGGTTTTGCAGCAATCAGAATGA
- the LOC118049590 gene encoding inositol monophosphatase 3-like isoform X2 encodes MAQNDSLSEFLQTAVEAAKRAGEIIREGFYQTKHVEHKGQVDLVTETDKACEDLIFNYLKLQHPSHKFIGEETTAACGITELTDEPTWIVDPLDGTTNFVHGFPFVCISIGLTIGKVPTVGVVYNPIMEELFTGVHGKGAFLNGKPIKVSSQSELVKSLLATEAGTKRDKSTVDATTNRINNLLFKVRSLRMTGSCALNLCGVACGRIDLFYETGYGGPWDVAGGAVIVKEAGGIVYDPSGKDFDITTQRVAASNPLLKEAFVEVLQQSE; translated from the exons atgGCACAGAATG ATTCTCTTTCAGAGTTCTTGCAGACTGCTGTTGAGGCAGCAAAGAGAGCTGGAGAG ATAATCCGTGAAGGATTCTACCAGACCAAGCATGTGGAGCATAAAGG gcAAGTGGATTTAGTTACTGAGACTGACAAGGCTTGTGAggatcttatttttaattatctcaAACTGCAGCACCCCTCACATAAG TTCATTGGGGAAGAAACTACTGCTGCCTGTGGTATTACGGAACTGACTGATGAACCGACATGGATAGTTGATCCTCTTGATGGAACAACCAACTTTGTCCATGG GTTCCCCTTTGTGTGCATTTCTATCGGTCTTACAATTGGAAAAGTTCCTACAGTAGGTGTTGTTTACAACCCAATAATGGAAGAG CTTTTTACAGGCGTCCATGGAAAAGGTGCATTTCTGAATGGAAAACCCATAAAAG TATCATCTCAAAGTGAGCTTGTGAAATCTCTTCTTGCAACAGAG GCTGGAACAAAACGTGACAAGTCTACTGTGGATGCCACAACGAACAGAATTAACAACTTACTTTTCAAG GTGAGATCCCTTAGGATGACTGGCTCCTGTGCATTGAATCTTTGCGGAGTTGCATGTGGAAggattgatttgttttatgaaacCGGATATGGAGGCCCGTG GGATGTGGCAGGTGGTGCTGTGATTGTCAAAGAAGCTGGAGGAATCGTTTATGACCC ATCTGGTAAAGATTTTGACATCACTACTCAAAGAGTCGCAGCTTCAAACCCGCTTTTGAAGGAAGCATTTGTTGAGGTTTTGCAGCAATCAGAATGA